One genomic window of Candidatus Angelobacter sp. includes the following:
- a CDS encoding FG-GAP-like repeat-containing protein yields MKLDTRLASIAAVGCLVLTSGLAFPAERESGSGFGSVPMQVAANGRTGFTQLSPVDTGIFFTNQLTAERYLTNQIYLNGSGVAAGDVDGDGRCDLFFCHLGGPSALYRNLGNWKFEDVTEKAGVGCAGLDATGATFADIDGDGDLDLIVNSVGG; encoded by the coding sequence ATGAAACTCGACACCAGACTTGCCAGCATCGCCGCCGTTGGTTGCCTCGTTCTTACGAGCGGGCTGGCCTTTCCCGCCGAACGGGAATCAGGAAGCGGGTTTGGAAGCGTACCCATGCAGGTCGCTGCGAATGGCCGGACGGGTTTCACGCAATTGTCCCCGGTGGACACTGGGATTTTCTTCACGAACCAGTTGACAGCCGAGCGCTACCTTACCAACCAGATTTACCTGAACGGCTCGGGGGTGGCGGCGGGTGATGTGGACGGGGATGGCAGGTGTGATCTGTTCTTCTGCCATCTGGGCGGTCCGAGCGCACTTTATCGCAATCTGGGCAACTGGAAGTTTGAGGACGTCACGGAAAAGGCCGGTGTGGGTTGCGCGGGCCTTGACGCAACCGGAGCAACATTTGCGGACATCGACGGGGACGGCGACCTGGATTTGATCGTCAACTCGGTGGGCGG